Proteins encoded in a region of the Vicinamibacterales bacterium genome:
- a CDS encoding PadR family transcriptional regulator has protein sequence MKGEHLGEFEEFTLLAVRALGDRTYAVPVQRYVEEATGRSTSMGAIYAALARLEDKGFVQSSMGEATARRGGKPKRLFRVTPLGLKTARDLHRVRERIWNAIAEGRRS, from the coding sequence ATGAAAGGCGAGCATCTGGGCGAGTTCGAGGAGTTCACCCTCCTGGCGGTGCGGGCGCTGGGCGATCGCACGTACGCGGTTCCGGTGCAGCGCTACGTCGAAGAGGCGACCGGCCGCTCGACGTCGATGGGCGCGATCTATGCGGCGCTCGCCCGGCTCGAAGACAAGGGCTTCGTGCAGTCGTCGATGGGGGAAGCGACAGCGCGCCGCGGCGGCAAGCCGAAGCGGCTCTTCCGCGTGACGCCGCTCGGCCTGAAGACCGCGCGCGATCTGCACCGCGTCCGCGAGCGGATCTGGAATGCCATCGCCGAAGGGCGGCGGTCGTGA
- a CDS encoding amidohydrolase family protein, producing the protein MTLALVNGRVWTGQRDQPDAEAIAIAGERIAAVGSSAAIRAMSGTARTVDLGGRFVVPGFTDTHVHFLDGGFRLASVQLRDARTREEFAARIKAFAATVPAGTWITGGDWDHTLWGGELPRRDWIDAATPDHPVWVNRLDGHMALANTAALRAAGIADTVAEVAGGEIVRDA; encoded by the coding sequence GTGACCCTCGCGCTCGTCAATGGCCGCGTGTGGACGGGCCAGCGCGATCAACCGGACGCCGAAGCGATCGCGATCGCCGGCGAGCGCATCGCGGCCGTTGGCAGCAGCGCCGCGATCCGTGCCATGTCCGGCACCGCGAGGACGGTCGACCTCGGCGGGCGCTTCGTCGTGCCCGGCTTCACCGACACGCACGTGCACTTCCTGGACGGCGGGTTCCGCCTCGCGTCGGTGCAGCTGCGCGACGCGCGAACGCGCGAGGAGTTCGCCGCGCGGATCAAGGCCTTTGCCGCCACCGTGCCGGCCGGGACCTGGATCACGGGCGGGGACTGGGATCACACGCTGTGGGGCGGCGAGCTGCCGCGGCGCGACTGGATCGACGCGGCCACTCCGGACCATCCGGTGTGGGTCAACCGCCTCGATGGCCACATGGCGCTCGCCAATACGGCGGCGCTGCGCGCGGCGGGGATCGCGGACACCGTCGCCGAGGTCGCGGGCGGAGAGATCGTCCGCGACGCGT